The proteins below are encoded in one region of Arenibacter algicola:
- a CDS encoding amino acid permease, with translation MTKKTFGTFAGVFTPTTLTILGVIMYIRQPWVVGNAGVMGALGIVLLSVAITLTTALSLSSITTNIRIGSGGAFSLISQSLGLEIGGAIGIPFYFAQSIAVAMYIFGFREGLQTLTPDINPVLLDLVIFAVVMGIAFISTSFAFKIQFVILGVIVLSLVSIYGALFVNELNFNIQWIGQYPGSVENDFSGSSFWTVFAVFFPAVTGVMAGANMSGDLTNPRKSIPVGTISSVIITTIIYISLIFVAAVIASPDELAKNYNVFIDKALFGPIVLAGLLGATLSSALGSFVGAPRILLALGEKNILPKSKELARKSKKGEPVNAMLITAGLVLFGISLRNLNTIAPLLTMFFMITYAMVNIVALVEQTLGLPSYRPTLKIPIIIPAIGAFGSIAIMFVLNVIVALFSLIFIVIFYLYLVKMNIKSAAGDSRSGLFTALAEWATKKTNSLRQEREVRSWRPDLLIPVTMPKELRSSFKLIHSIIYPKGSVKILALRNENETEQRNMENFLKNAVKKFKESDLSVSYSIIDNTDFNTTVNVSMQSLNAAFFKPNIIFISIDTAISNLSYYNKLIADTKKNNFGMIIYIPYATASLAIEKSINLWMTNIPADWKETFSVNNNNLSALTSLLICRNWKGNIDVHILNNNPKLIFAENDIEDLKTMVRFPKRTTIKIHEGNLHENVAKEKNADVNIFSIEPGVTIDDMVKIVNDSRISAVFCSDSDFENVLV, from the coding sequence ATGACCAAGAAAACTTTTGGGACCTTTGCAGGGGTCTTTACACCTACCACCCTAACCATATTAGGGGTCATTATGTATATACGCCAACCCTGGGTTGTTGGCAATGCAGGGGTTATGGGAGCCTTGGGCATAGTTTTATTGTCCGTCGCCATTACCTTGACTACGGCCCTTAGCCTATCTTCCATCACTACCAACATTAGAATAGGTAGTGGCGGTGCATTTAGTTTAATATCGCAATCCCTGGGCCTGGAAATCGGAGGAGCTATAGGGATTCCCTTTTATTTTGCCCAATCCATAGCCGTTGCCATGTACATTTTCGGTTTTAGGGAAGGTTTACAAACATTGACACCAGACATTAATCCGGTGCTTCTGGATTTGGTCATTTTTGCGGTAGTTATGGGCATTGCATTTATCAGTACCAGTTTTGCCTTTAAAATTCAATTCGTAATTTTAGGTGTCATCGTTTTATCCCTGGTTTCTATCTACGGCGCCCTGTTTGTAAATGAGTTGAATTTTAATATTCAATGGATAGGACAGTATCCAGGTTCGGTGGAGAACGATTTTAGCGGATCCTCCTTCTGGACGGTCTTTGCTGTCTTTTTCCCTGCAGTGACCGGGGTAATGGCGGGGGCAAACATGTCCGGCGATCTCACCAATCCAAGAAAGAGTATTCCCGTAGGTACCATATCTTCAGTAATAATCACCACTATAATTTATATCAGCTTAATTTTTGTTGCAGCCGTAATCGCTTCCCCGGATGAATTGGCCAAAAATTATAATGTTTTTATAGACAAGGCCCTTTTTGGACCTATTGTCCTAGCGGGTCTTTTGGGGGCTACCCTATCCTCTGCCCTAGGGTCTTTTGTTGGTGCCCCAAGAATATTATTGGCATTGGGAGAAAAAAATATACTACCCAAGAGCAAGGAACTCGCCAGAAAATCCAAAAAAGGAGAGCCTGTCAATGCCATGCTAATTACAGCAGGATTGGTGCTATTTGGTATTTCACTTCGAAATTTAAACACTATTGCCCCTTTGCTTACCATGTTTTTTATGATAACCTATGCCATGGTAAATATAGTAGCACTTGTAGAACAGACTTTGGGATTACCTAGCTATAGGCCTACCCTAAAAATTCCCATAATTATTCCCGCAATCGGGGCCTTTGGCTCCATTGCCATTATGTTTGTATTAAACGTGATCGTAGCCTTGTTTTCTTTGATTTTCATAGTGATTTTCTATCTCTATCTGGTTAAAATGAACATTAAATCGGCCGCAGGGGACTCTAGAAGTGGTCTGTTTACAGCTTTGGCCGAGTGGGCTACCAAAAAAACAAATAGCCTAAGGCAGGAACGGGAAGTGAGATCATGGCGCCCGGACCTGTTAATTCCCGTCACCATGCCCAAAGAATTAAGAAGTTCCTTTAAGCTTATCCATTCCATTATTTACCCTAAAGGATCCGTGAAGATATTGGCCCTAAGAAACGAAAATGAGACCGAACAGAGAAACATGGAAAATTTCCTTAAGAACGCTGTAAAGAAATTTAAAGAGAGTGATCTATCCGTTTCGTATTCCATAATAGATAACACAGATTTCAACACTACCGTAAACGTAAGTATGCAATCCCTAAATGCCGCTTTCTTTAAACCCAACATTATTTTCATCAGTATAGATACTGCTATCTCCAATTTGTCCTATTACAACAAATTAATAGCCGATACAAAGAAGAATAATTTTGGGATGATTATTTACATTCCCTATGCCACGGCGAGTCTGGCCATTGAAAAAAGTATCAATTTGTGGATGACCAATATTCCGGCGGACTGGAAGGAAACCTTTAGTGTAAACAACAACAACCTATCTGCCTTGACCTCCCTTCTTATTTGCCGAAATTGGAAAGGAAACATAGATGTACATATTCTCAATAATAATCCCAAACTGATATTTGCAGAGAACGATATTGAAGATTTAAAGACGATGGTTCGGTTCCCAAAACGAACCACCATCAAAATACATGAAGGAAATCTACACGAAAACGTAGCCAAGGAAAAAAATGCGGATGTCAATATTTTCAGTATAGAACCAGGGGTGACCATTGATGACATGGTCAAAATTGTAAACGATTCCAGGATATCGGCCGTTTTTTGTTCCGATTCCGATTTTGAAAATGTATTGGTATAG
- a CDS encoding amidohydrolase family protein: MIIDVHTHINNYHEDKVVSLEECLNLLTETMQENKVDYSLVLSSYKVNEHRPSTKKVVEAISGRDNLGVVAGISYLNYTHRDLREISEFLDDGLIKGLKLYPGYEPFYPNDKRLQVVYDMAVEYDIPVMFHSGDTYSPTGRIKYSHPIHIDDVAVDFPELKIVICHVGNPWIKDCMEVVYKNKNVYSDVSGLVLGNFSYKFERFMKNELEEMITYAGNPQYLLYGTDWPISNMHSYLNFMKQLDLPEEKKELILWKNAADLFKIDVSKL, translated from the coding sequence ATGATAATAGACGTCCATACACATATCAACAACTACCATGAAGACAAGGTAGTTTCCTTGGAAGAATGCCTCAACTTGCTAACAGAAACCATGCAGGAAAATAAGGTAGATTATTCTTTGGTGTTATCTTCCTATAAGGTAAACGAACATAGACCCAGTACCAAGAAGGTGGTGGAAGCCATTAGTGGACGTGATAATCTTGGCGTGGTTGCAGGGATCAGTTATTTGAATTACACCCATAGGGACTTAAGGGAAATAAGTGAGTTTTTGGATGATGGACTTATAAAAGGTCTTAAACTTTACCCAGGCTACGAACCCTTTTACCCCAATGATAAAAGGTTACAGGTAGTTTATGATATGGCGGTTGAATACGATATACCAGTTATGTTTCATTCCGGCGACACCTATTCCCCAACGGGAAGGATCAAATACTCCCATCCCATTCATATAGACGATGTAGCCGTGGATTTTCCCGAACTTAAAATTGTCATCTGCCATGTGGGCAATCCTTGGATCAAAGACTGTATGGAAGTAGTATACAAGAACAAAAATGTATATAGTGATGTTTCTGGTCTGGTATTGGGTAATTTTTCATATAAATTTGAAAGATTCATGAAAAATGAATTGGAGGAAATGATAACCTATGCCGGGAATCCCCAGTATCTTTTATACGGTACGGACTGGCCCATTTCCAACATGCACTCCTATCTCAACTTTATGAAACAATTGGATCTTCCTGAAGAAAAAAAGGAACTGATCCTATGGAAGAATGCTGCCGATCTTTTTAAAATTGATGTATCCAAACTTTAA
- a CDS encoding VOC family protein, which yields MKIQELTLYTSNIDGQTEFYSQVLGLEIVKKSPKNVSFHIGNSLLQFEQKKEATPYHFAINIPANKEEEALQWLKSRITILKDEQDEIIDFRAWNAKAIYFYDHDKNIVELIARKNLKNESDQNFGPEQFLEISEIGVPTRDIESEFSILRNAMGIEIYDGGFGNFCAIGDENGLFICINKDHKKWYPTNDKAFASNFKLLMQEKGKQYHVDFKNESIKVTGP from the coding sequence ATGAAGATCCAGGAATTGACACTATATACTTCCAATATTGATGGGCAAACCGAGTTTTACTCCCAAGTCTTGGGGTTGGAAATAGTGAAGAAATCTCCAAAAAATGTTTCTTTTCATATTGGTAATTCCCTACTGCAATTTGAACAAAAAAAAGAGGCTACCCCATATCATTTCGCTATCAATATTCCCGCCAATAAAGAGGAAGAAGCATTGCAATGGCTAAAGTCCAGAATTACTATATTAAAGGATGAACAAGATGAAATTATAGACTTTAGGGCCTGGAATGCCAAAGCCATCTATTTTTATGACCACGACAAAAATATTGTGGAACTAATAGCGCGTAAAAACCTAAAGAATGAATCGGACCAGAATTTTGGACCGGAACAATTTCTGGAAATATCCGAGATTGGTGTCCCAACAAGGGATATTGAAAGCGAATTTAGTATCTTAAGGAATGCTATGGGAATTGAGATCTACGACGGAGGTTTTGGTAATTTTTGTGCTATTGGAGATGAAAACGGATTGTTCATTTGTATTAATAAGGATCATAAAAAATGGTATCCCACCAATGACAAAGCCTTTGCATCCAATTTTAAACTGCTAATGCAGGAAAAAGGCAAACAATACCATGTGGATTTCAAAAATGAAAGTATAAAGGTCACTGGCCCTTAG
- a CDS encoding sigma-70 family RNA polymerase sigma factor, giving the protein MKIETADIWRKHHSEIYFFALKKVKDEEATREIIQNVFLKIHQNIASLKDRTKVRAWVFTIVRNEISNHYHLAAKTIPIPSYDISSHQDSNQDFCCFDRFVTNLPKQYKEVVQLVYLKGQTQNQAAQVLNISLANVKARIRRAKSLLVHNFNACCKFELNNEGKLIGDSNCSICN; this is encoded by the coding sequence ATGAAGATTGAAACGGCAGACATTTGGAGAAAGCACCACAGTGAAATCTACTTTTTTGCTTTAAAAAAAGTGAAAGATGAGGAAGCCACAAGGGAAATAATCCAAAATGTCTTTCTAAAAATCCATCAAAACATTGCTTCCTTAAAAGACAGAACTAAAGTAAGGGCTTGGGTATTTACTATTGTTAGGAATGAAATTTCCAATCATTACCACCTTGCTGCCAAAACAATACCTATACCTTCCTATGATATTTCATCCCATCAGGACAGCAATCAGGATTTCTGCTGTTTTGATCGTTTTGTAACCAATTTACCCAAGCAGTATAAAGAAGTGGTTCAATTGGTTTACCTGAAGGGCCAGACCCAAAATCAAGCAGCACAAGTGCTGAACATTAGCCTGGCCAACGTTAAAGCAAGAATTAGACGCGCAAAATCACTTCTTGTCCATAATTTTAATGCTTGCTGTAAATTTGAATTAAACAATGAAGGCAAACTCATTGGGGATTCCAACTGCAGTATTTGTAATTAG
- a CDS encoding DUF2914 domain-containing protein: MKRSLVQFRNSRLRGFIRKHEKYAPILFFIGGFIFDTLTLGRIDRLYDLSVLCLHMTSLTITLYLYNLADDGKWNNTILEKFKEYYPLAIQFFFGGLSSAYVIYYSRSVSMSKTVFFLIILLVLLFANEILKKRISNKYLQFSVYFFISYTFFTFMVPVLIKEMSPDIFIFSGLLSLFSTLALITLIYRASPSTRLEIHLGKLIGIVFSIYLMINIFYFFRLIPPVPLALSNGIVAHQVKVENNNYLVTYETDEWYVFWRKHRLKFIQKPNEDVYVFSSIFAPTSLKKSVFHRWKWFNDATREWEIIEDIGYDITGGRDGGYRGYTFKNNLVEGLWKVEVLTQEELVLGIIDFEVITSDSLQPKGLTQKIF; the protein is encoded by the coding sequence ATGAAAAGAAGCTTGGTACAGTTTAGGAATAGCCGATTGCGAGGGTTCATAAGAAAACATGAAAAATATGCTCCCATCCTATTTTTCATTGGCGGATTCATATTTGACACCCTTACCTTAGGGCGCATAGACAGGCTATATGACCTAAGCGTACTGTGCCTGCATATGACCTCCTTGACCATTACACTATACCTCTATAACCTTGCTGATGATGGCAAATGGAACAATACCATACTCGAAAAGTTCAAAGAATATTATCCTTTGGCCATTCAATTTTTCTTCGGCGGACTGTCCAGTGCCTACGTAATTTATTACTCGCGTAGCGTATCCATGTCCAAAACCGTTTTCTTCCTAATCATTCTCCTCGTCTTATTATTTGCCAATGAAATTTTAAAAAAAAGAATATCCAATAAGTACTTACAGTTCAGCGTATATTTCTTTATCAGTTATACCTTCTTCACCTTTATGGTTCCTGTGTTGATCAAGGAAATGAGTCCCGATATTTTTATATTCTCGGGTCTCCTGAGTTTATTTTCAACCTTGGCGTTAATCACTCTTATTTATCGTGCAAGTCCCAGTACAAGATTGGAAATACATCTTGGGAAACTCATCGGAATAGTGTTTTCCATTTACCTTATGATCAATATATTCTATTTTTTTAGACTTATCCCTCCAGTACCTCTTGCCCTGAGCAATGGTATTGTTGCCCATCAAGTAAAGGTAGAAAACAACAACTACCTTGTTACCTATGAAACTGATGAATGGTATGTATTTTGGAGAAAGCATCGATTAAAATTTATACAGAAGCCCAATGAAGATGTCTATGTTTTTTCGTCCATATTTGCCCCTACCAGTTTAAAGAAATCGGTATTTCATCGCTGGAAATGGTTTAATGATGCCACCCGGGAATGGGAAATTATTGAGGATATCGGCTATGACATTACCGGAGGCCGCGATGGCGGTTATCGCGGTTATACCTTTAAAAACAATTTAGTGGAAGGTTTGTGGAAAGTAGAGGTGCTTACACAGGAAGAACTGGTTTTGGGCATAATAGACTTTGAAGTGATTACCAGTGATTCCTTGCAACCAAAGGGATTAACACAGAAAATATTCTGA
- a CDS encoding glycoside hydrolase family 88/105 protein has translation MRRATIFTSFLVFAFTTLTLAQDIQPTEVLQVMEKVADWQIDNYEGLYSGHDKPHHPLDWTNGALYVGMVKWAALADNDKYYEWLKDIGQKHEWQLHRRKYHADDHTVGQLYIDLYRKYQDKQMIEPTKEQFNFIMYHPSLSSLHWKTPYHQDRWNWCDALFMSPPVWAKLYNVTGEKKYLDFMMTEFKATTDFLFDKKESLYYRDESYMGKLDNGTKIFWARGNGWVFAGLVNVMNELDPQSKEYKYFLNIYKKMAAKLLEIQTPEGHWAMSLLGQKFYPTPETSGTAFNVYGLAWGINQGILDKAAYTPAVKKGWNALVGHVTNEGMLGYVQPIGAAPGKAWADKTEVYGTGAFLSAGSEVYKLYGGK, from the coding sequence ATGAGAAGAGCAACCATTTTTACATCGTTTTTAGTATTTGCGTTTACCACCCTTACACTAGCCCAGGATATACAGCCGACTGAAGTTCTACAGGTCATGGAGAAAGTGGCCGACTGGCAGATAGACAATTACGAAGGGCTCTACAGCGGACATGATAAGCCGCACCACCCATTGGACTGGACCAATGGTGCCTTGTATGTAGGTATGGTAAAATGGGCGGCTTTGGCAGATAATGACAAATATTATGAGTGGCTAAAAGACATTGGACAAAAGCATGAATGGCAATTACACCGTAGAAAATACCATGCAGATGATCATACCGTTGGTCAGTTATATATTGATCTGTATAGAAAATATCAGGACAAGCAAATGATAGAACCCACCAAAGAACAATTCAATTTTATCATGTACCATCCTTCTCTAAGCTCCCTTCATTGGAAAACTCCCTATCACCAGGACCGTTGGAATTGGTGCGATGCCCTTTTCATGTCTCCACCTGTCTGGGCAAAATTGTACAATGTTACAGGTGAAAAAAAATATCTCGATTTCATGATGACGGAATTCAAGGCCACTACCGATTTCCTGTTCGATAAAAAGGAAAGCCTTTACTACAGGGACGAAAGTTATATGGGCAAATTGGACAACGGTACCAAAATATTTTGGGCAAGGGGTAACGGCTGGGTATTTGCCGGACTCGTTAATGTCATGAACGAATTGGATCCGCAGAGCAAGGAATACAAATATTTCCTGAACATTTACAAAAAAATGGCTGCCAAATTGCTGGAAATACAAACTCCCGAAGGCCATTGGGCCATGAGTTTATTGGGGCAGAAATTTTACCCTACTCCGGAAACCAGTGGAACCGCTTTTAATGTATACGGTTTGGCCTGGGGCATAAACCAGGGAATATTGGATAAAGCCGCCTATACCCCTGCTGTAAAAAAAGGATGGAACGCCTTGGTGGGCCATGTTACCAACGAAGGCATGTTGGGCTATGTTCAGCCTATTGGAGCCGCACCAGGGAAGGCCTGGGCCGACAAAACGGAAGTTTATGGTACGGGAGCATTTCTAAGCGCCGGTTCTGAAGTTTACAAGTTGTACGGGGGAAAATAA
- a CDS encoding ACT domain-containing protein, whose translation MSGETNISKLIQEMSPELNPGEYVFSTVPNTDDIKRKDTLCELKEKEGTTVVIEKSKADHLKLPYDYVASWITLRIHSSLEAVGLTAVFSTALAKNDISCNVIAGYYHDHIFVDTKDSEKAMSVLTALAHKSK comes from the coding sequence ATGAGTGGGGAAACCAACATATCCAAATTAATACAGGAAATGTCCCCTGAACTGAACCCAGGGGAATACGTATTTTCTACAGTACCAAACACGGATGATATTAAAAGAAAGGATACTCTTTGTGAATTAAAGGAAAAGGAAGGAACTACTGTAGTAATCGAAAAGAGCAAAGCGGACCACTTAAAACTACCCTATGATTATGTGGCCTCTTGGATTACCTTAAGAATTCATTCCTCATTGGAAGCAGTAGGTCTTACTGCAGTGTTTTCTACAGCATTGGCCAAAAATGATATAAGCTGTAATGTAATAGCCGGCTATTATCACGACCATATTTTTGTGGATACAAAGGATTCCGAAAAGGCAATGTCTGTTTTAACAGCCCTAGCCCATAAGTCCAAATAG